A part of Uloborus diversus isolate 005 chromosome 6, Udiv.v.3.1, whole genome shotgun sequence genomic DNA contains:
- the LOC129224948 gene encoding interferon regulatory factor 1-like encodes MARPKFITKFLIPSLNEERFGPRLKWVDRRNAVFQLQWNHKAAHAWTEYDAQVFTEWDKMRGRYDPSKKGYFSRSKQRFRALLYKFTHDQLLRRLESSDKNIHKYCIVNWNFRSTLTSAFKKEVQNLKEKEEETMDYVRLWDAELNHSSDSEKENVNLTAVFKDHMYSNVHQVPQLTDLDDPFVFSDVPWAANLPSPNFYPICDLDVKDPPASEVNYGFDESHLHELEDGLHVELITLLETQQPLL; translated from the exons ATGGCCAGACCCAAATTCATTACAAAGTTCCTGATCCCTAGTCTGAACGAAGAACGATTCGGCCCTCGATTGAAATGGGTAGATCGCAGAAATGCCGTTTTCCAGCTGCAGTGGAATCATAAAGCAGCCCACGCATGGACCGAATATGATGCACAAGTTTTTAcg GAATGGGATAAGATGAGGGGCCGTTATGATCCATCGAAGAAAGGGTACTTTTCCAGGAGTAAACAGAGATTCCGGGCTCTGCTCTACAAATTTACACACGATCAACTGCTAAGGAGACTGGAATCTTCCGACAAAAACATCCATAAGTACTGCATTG TTAATTGGAATTTTAGAAGTACTCTAACTTCTGCCTTCAAAAAGGAAGTACAAAACCTGAAAG aaaaggaaGAAGAAACAATGGACTATGTGAGGTTGTGGGACGCCGAATTGAATCACTCCAGTGACAGTGAAAAGGAAAAT GTGAACTTGACTGCTGTTTTCAAAGATCACATGTATTCCAACGTACATCAAGTACCTCAATTAACAG ATCTAGATGATCCATTTGTTTTCAGTGATGTGCCGTGGGCAGCAAATCTGCCGTCTCCAAATTTCTACCCGATTTGTGACTTGGACGTGAAAGATCCACCTGCGTCAGAAGTTAACTATGGCTTTGATGAAAGTCATCTGCACGAACTTGAAGACGGCTTACACGTGGAGCTGATTACCTTATTGGAGACGCAACAA CCATTACTATAG